The following proteins come from a genomic window of Bubalus kerabau isolate K-KA32 ecotype Philippines breed swamp buffalo chromosome 20, PCC_UOA_SB_1v2, whole genome shotgun sequence:
- the SEC61G gene encoding protein transport protein Sec61 subunit gamma: MNGGVGCWYLGLVSGSCGRLSVGSCATCLWLLSRRGADIMDQVMQFVEPSRQFVKDSIRLVKRCTKPDRKEFQKIAMATAIGFAIMGFIGFFVKLIHIPINNIIVGG, from the exons ATGAACGGAGGGGTGGGCTGCTGGTATTTGGGCCTGGTTTCCGGTTCCTGTGGGCGTCTGTCTGTCGGCTCTTGTGCTACGTGTCTCTGGCTGTTGAGCAGACGCGGAGCAG ACATCATGGATCAGGTAATGCAGTTCGTTGAGCCAAGTCGGCAGTTTGTGAAAGACTCAATTCGGCTGGTTAAAAGATGCACCAAACCTGATAGAAAAG AATTCCAGAAGATTGCCATGGCAACAGCAATAGGATTCGCTATAATGGGATTCATTGGCTTTTTTGTGAAATTGATCCATATTCCTATTAATAACATCATTGT